A genomic segment from Dermatobacter hominis encodes:
- the urtC gene encoding urea ABC transporter permease subunit UrtC produces the protein MTTTTAESADAPDATDEIESTGGAPGRFSAGSLLRSYGALVAIAVLALVLLVWAPGALTPFRLGNLGKYCAWAMAAIGIGLAWGRGGMLVMGQGVFFGLGGYAMAMHMKLEAAGPGQVPDFMVLYGDATMPSWWEPFRSGPFTLFAIVALPAVVSFILGYAILKRRVKGAYFAILTQALAVAFSTLLIATIKQTGGFNGLNTFTTFFGQNLYDPGVKKTLYMIAAGLVILFLVVVWQLYRSRFGELLVATRDAEERIRFLGYDPANIKLVAFVVAAIMASVGGAMFAPIAGIISPSNVDAAASIMMIAGVALGGRASLLGPALGAIAVGYGQSSLSEAFPTQWTYFQGALFIFVILLLPGGIASLWPRIKARWASRSSKDDRTDVELVNAEAEAIA, from the coding sequence ATGACGACGACCACCGCCGAATCGGCCGATGCGCCGGACGCCACCGACGAGATCGAGTCCACCGGCGGTGCGCCCGGCCGGTTCTCGGCCGGCTCGCTGCTCCGCTCCTACGGCGCCCTCGTCGCCATCGCGGTCCTGGCGCTGGTCCTGCTCGTCTGGGCCCCCGGCGCGCTCACCCCGTTCCGACTCGGCAACCTCGGCAAGTACTGCGCCTGGGCGATGGCCGCGATCGGCATCGGGCTCGCCTGGGGCCGCGGCGGCATGCTCGTCATGGGCCAGGGCGTGTTCTTCGGCCTCGGGGGCTACGCCATGGCGATGCACATGAAGCTCGAGGCCGCCGGCCCCGGGCAGGTGCCCGACTTCATGGTCCTCTACGGCGACGCGACGATGCCGAGCTGGTGGGAGCCGTTCCGCAGCGGCCCGTTCACCCTGTTCGCGATCGTCGCGCTCCCGGCGGTCGTGTCGTTCATCCTGGGCTACGCGATCCTCAAGCGGCGCGTGAAGGGCGCGTACTTCGCCATCCTCACCCAGGCGCTGGCGGTCGCGTTCTCCACGCTGCTGATCGCCACGATCAAGCAGACCGGCGGGTTCAACGGCCTCAACACCTTCACCACGTTCTTCGGCCAGAACCTGTACGACCCCGGCGTGAAGAAGACCCTCTACATGATCGCCGCCGGGCTCGTGATCCTGTTCCTGGTCGTGGTGTGGCAGCTGTACCGGAGCCGGTTCGGCGAGCTGCTCGTCGCCACGCGCGACGCCGAGGAGCGCATCCGGTTCCTCGGCTACGACCCCGCCAACATCAAGCTCGTGGCGTTCGTCGTGGCGGCGATCATGGCCAGCGTCGGCGGGGCGATGTTCGCCCCGATCGCGGGCATCATCTCGCCGTCGAACGTCGACGCCGCCGCCTCGATCATGATGATCGCCGGCGTGGCCCTCGGCGGTCGGGCCTCGCTGCTCGGCCCGGCGCTCGGCGCGATCGCCGTGGGCTACGGGCAGTCCTCGCTCTCGGAGGCGTTCCCGACCCAGTGGACCTACTTCCAGGGTGCGCTGTTCATCTTCGTCATCCTCCTGCTCCCCGGCGGCATCGCCTCGCTCTGGCCGAGGATCAAGGCGCGGTGGGCGAGCCGGTCGTCGAAGGACGACCGCACCGACGTCGAGCTGGTGAACGCCGAGGCGGAGGCGATCGCATGA
- the urtD gene encoding urea ABC transporter ATP-binding protein UrtD gives MTTSFLGEDYLEIRGLTVDFDGFKAIDGVDVTLLQGRLHFLIGPNGAGKTTLVDALTGLVRGTGEAMFRNRDLLEMKAHKIVRLGVGRTFQTATVFEQLSVLQNLDIADGVHRRARSLLRARRSVSERVEEALEMIGLSDLAHRPAGILAHGQKQWLEVGMLLVQDAKVMFLDETVAGMSTDEREETGDLLRRIAPDRTIVVIEHDMEFMRRYADFVTVMDAGKVLAEGTVAEIQADPKVQEVYLGTVTEVAADG, from the coding sequence ATGACGACCTCCTTCCTCGGCGAGGACTACCTCGAGATCCGCGGGCTGACCGTGGACTTCGACGGGTTCAAGGCGATCGACGGCGTGGACGTGACGCTCCTGCAGGGCCGGCTCCACTTCCTCATCGGACCCAACGGCGCCGGGAAGACCACGCTGGTCGACGCCCTCACCGGACTGGTCCGGGGCACCGGCGAGGCCATGTTCCGGAACCGCGACCTGTTGGAGATGAAGGCGCACAAGATCGTGCGGCTCGGGGTCGGTCGCACCTTCCAGACGGCGACCGTCTTCGAGCAGCTGAGCGTGCTCCAGAACCTCGACATCGCCGACGGCGTGCACCGCAGGGCCCGGAGCCTGCTGCGGGCGCGACGGTCCGTGTCGGAGCGGGTCGAGGAGGCGCTCGAGATGATCGGGCTCAGCGATCTCGCGCACCGGCCCGCCGGCATCCTCGCCCACGGCCAGAAGCAGTGGCTCGAGGTGGGCATGCTCCTGGTGCAGGACGCCAAGGTGATGTTCCTCGACGAGACGGTGGCCGGCATGAGCACCGACGAGCGGGAGGAGACCGGTGACCTGCTGCGGCGCATCGCCCCCGACCGCACGATCGTGGTCATCGAGCACGACATGGAGTTCATGCGCCGCTACGCCGACTTCGTGACGGTGATGGACGCCGGCAAGGTGCTGGCCGAGGGGACGGTGGCCGAGATCCAGGCGGACCCGAAGGTGCAGGAGGTCTACCTGGGGACCGTGACGGAGGTGGCGGCAGATGGCTGA
- a CDS encoding ATP-binding cassette domain-containing protein produces the protein MLELVDVTAGYGRTMVLFDVGVSIPKGGAAAVMGHNGAGKTTLLRVAVGLLPVKSGKVLLDGEDVTRTKPNQRVKRGLGYVPQGQLCFPQMTTLENLQLVSTVRSEIDEVLDTFPALTDLLGRRAGLLSGGQRQQLAIARTLLTKPRLLILDEPTEGIQPNVVAEIEQVIVDLTKRGDLTVLLVEQHVGFALRSTDRYYVLESGRITGSGDGGEGALDEVRSAMAV, from the coding sequence ATGCTCGAGCTGGTCGACGTGACCGCGGGCTACGGGCGGACGATGGTCCTGTTCGACGTCGGCGTGTCGATCCCCAAGGGCGGCGCCGCCGCCGTGATGGGCCACAACGGTGCCGGCAAGACCACGCTGCTGCGGGTCGCCGTCGGACTGCTGCCGGTGAAGTCCGGCAAGGTCCTCCTGGACGGTGAGGACGTGACCAGGACCAAGCCCAACCAGCGCGTGAAGCGCGGCCTCGGCTACGTCCCGCAGGGCCAGCTCTGCTTCCCGCAGATGACGACCCTCGAGAACCTGCAGCTGGTCTCCACCGTGAGATCGGAGATCGACGAGGTGCTCGACACCTTCCCGGCGCTCACCGACCTGCTGGGCCGGCGGGCCGGCCTGCTGTCGGGCGGGCAACGCCAGCAGCTGGCCATCGCCCGGACCCTCCTGACCAAGCCGCGCCTGCTCATCCTCGACGAGCCGACCGAGGGCATCCAGCCCAACGTCGTCGCCGAGATCGAGCAGGTGATCGTCGACCTCACCAAGCGGGGCGACCTCACGGTGCTGCTCGTCGAGCAGCACGTCGGGTTCGCGCTCCGCTCGACCGACCGCTACTACGTGCTCGAGTCCGGTCGCATCACCGGCAGCGGGGACGGGGGCGAGGGCGCGCTCGACGAGGTCCGGTCCGCCATGGCGGTCTGA
- a CDS encoding SDR family NAD(P)-dependent oxidoreductase, whose product MSDGGAVAGVGRLAGRTAVVVGAGQTAGETVGNGRAVAITFAREGAALVLADRDPSSLAETARLAAEAAAGAGHELPAPVEVVVDISADDGPDSLVAAAVEARGGFDVLHNNVGIGAGDAPPHRLGDEAYDRIMDVNLRALWRTCRAAVPVLREQERSAIVNVSSLAAVAAATTLTAYKLSKAGVNALTQSLALSNARHGVRANAIMPGFIDTPMAVDAAAEALDVDRAEYAAGRAALVPLGRQGSAWDVANAALFLASDEAAFVTGVVLAVDGGQAARIG is encoded by the coding sequence GTGAGCGACGGCGGCGCCGTCGCCGGCGTGGGCCGGTTGGCCGGCCGCACCGCCGTCGTCGTCGGAGCGGGCCAGACGGCGGGGGAGACGGTCGGCAACGGGCGGGCGGTGGCGATCACGTTCGCCCGGGAGGGCGCGGCCCTGGTGCTGGCGGACCGCGACCCGTCGAGCCTGGCCGAGACCGCCCGCCTGGCCGCCGAGGCCGCCGCCGGCGCAGGCCACGAGCTCCCGGCGCCGGTCGAGGTGGTCGTCGACATCTCGGCGGACGACGGTCCCGACTCGCTCGTCGCCGCCGCCGTCGAGGCCCGCGGCGGCTTCGACGTCCTGCACAACAACGTCGGCATCGGTGCGGGCGACGCCCCGCCGCACCGCCTCGGCGACGAGGCCTACGACCGGATCATGGACGTCAACCTGCGGGCGCTGTGGCGCACGTGCCGCGCCGCGGTGCCCGTGCTGCGCGAGCAGGAGCGCAGCGCGATCGTGAACGTGTCCTCGCTGGCCGCGGTCGCGGCGGCCACGACCCTCACCGCCTACAAGCTGTCGAAGGCCGGCGTGAACGCCCTGACGCAGAGCCTGGCGCTGTCGAACGCCCGGCACGGCGTGCGGGCGAACGCGATCATGCCCGGGTTCATCGACACGCCGATGGCGGTCGACGCCGCGGCCGAGGCGCTCGACGTGGACCGCGCCGAGTACGCCGCCGGCCGGGCCGCGCTGGTCCCGCTCGGGCGGCAGGGGTCCGCCTGGGACGTCGCCAACGCCGCGCTGTTCCTGGCGTCCGACGAGGCCGCGTTCGTCACCGGCGTGGTGCTCGCGGTCGACGGCGGCCAGGCCGCCCGCATCGGCTGA
- a CDS encoding carboxymuconolactone decarboxylase family protein gives MSDPHTPPKIAPLADADATEAQLAALEPLGPMAALHIFRTLAVHPKLFRSWLPFGGRLLQGSTLTPRARELAILRTAALCGSDYEWGQHVGIGRDAGLSDDEILACAVPTEPGGWDAVDLAVLTATEELVDGHRMSDATWDALTRLGWTDQQLIELTMLAGHYAMLAGMLRSVGVEPEGPLPAIGHVRVEP, from the coding sequence GTGTCCGATCCCCATACCCCACCGAAGATCGCGCCCCTCGCCGACGCGGACGCGACCGAGGCGCAGCTCGCCGCCCTCGAGCCCCTCGGCCCGATGGCCGCGCTGCACATCTTCCGCACCCTGGCGGTGCACCCGAAGCTGTTCCGCAGCTGGCTCCCGTTCGGGGGACGGCTGCTCCAGGGCAGCACGCTGACGCCCCGGGCGAGGGAGCTCGCGATCCTGCGCACCGCTGCGCTCTGCGGGTCGGACTACGAGTGGGGCCAGCACGTGGGCATCGGCCGCGACGCCGGCCTGTCCGACGACGAGATCCTCGCCTGCGCGGTCCCGACGGAGCCGGGCGGCTGGGACGCGGTCGACCTGGCCGTCCTGACCGCGACCGAGGAGCTGGTCGACGGGCATCGCATGTCCGACGCGACCTGGGACGCGCTGACCCGCCTCGGCTGGACCGACCAGCAGCTCATCGAGCTCACGATGCTCGCCGGCCACTACGCCATGCTGGCGGGGATGCTGCGATCGGTCGGCGTCGAGCCCGAGGGGCCGCTGCCGGCGATCGGCCACGTGCGGGTCGAGCCGTGA
- a CDS encoding ferritin-like domain-containing protein, whose amino-acid sequence MSTDEQILGRHDVDDLEAILTTVNTDVDEAIHAVRDNADAIFTWDYEKGARPALNKLYEKAKHSQWNGQTDLDWSQDVDQQQFAEMMADMQQMEFQTRGVDFTGTPFEKWDRAEWVELAHQVQNWSLSQFMHGEQGALLCTAKIVETVPWIDAKYYAATQVMDEARHVEVFAQYLDTKLDGHYPINAHLKLLLDDIIEDSRWDMTYLGMQIMVEGLALAAFGMAMQTTPDPLLKQLLRYVMSDEARHVAFGVLSLQEFYAGLTDAELLERQEFAFEAAVRMRDRFLQQEVWDRMGIDVRKALKLFDVPEEVKNQDPFQQLLFSKIVPNCKKLGLLDANDGWLRKRFDVLGVTQFEDWADTGEEYLEMDAVAQDRAAAS is encoded by the coding sequence ATGTCCACCGATGAGCAGATCCTCGGCCGTCACGACGTCGACGACCTCGAAGCGATCCTCACCACGGTCAACACCGATGTGGACGAGGCGATCCACGCGGTCCGCGACAACGCGGACGCCATCTTCACGTGGGACTACGAGAAGGGCGCCCGCCCGGCGCTCAACAAGCTCTACGAGAAGGCCAAGCACTCCCAGTGGAACGGCCAGACCGACCTCGACTGGTCCCAGGACGTCGACCAGCAGCAGTTCGCCGAGATGATGGCGGACATGCAGCAGATGGAGTTCCAGACCCGCGGGGTGGACTTCACCGGCACGCCGTTCGAGAAGTGGGACCGCGCCGAGTGGGTCGAGCTGGCCCACCAGGTGCAGAACTGGTCGCTGAGCCAGTTCATGCACGGCGAGCAGGGCGCGCTGCTCTGCACCGCCAAGATCGTCGAGACCGTGCCGTGGATCGACGCCAAGTACTACGCCGCCACGCAGGTGATGGACGAGGCCCGCCACGTGGAGGTCTTCGCCCAGTACCTCGACACCAAGCTCGACGGTCACTACCCGATCAACGCCCACCTGAAGCTGCTGCTCGACGACATCATCGAGGACAGCCGCTGGGACATGACCTACCTGGGCATGCAGATCATGGTCGAGGGCCTGGCGCTCGCCGCGTTCGGCATGGCGATGCAGACGACGCCCGACCCGCTGCTCAAGCAGCTGCTCCGCTACGTGATGAGCGACGAGGCCCGCCACGTGGCCTTCGGCGTGCTGTCGCTGCAGGAGTTCTACGCGGGGCTGACCGACGCCGAGCTGCTGGAGCGCCAGGAGTTCGCGTTCGAGGCCGCCGTCCGCATGCGGGACCGCTTCCTCCAGCAGGAGGTCTGGGACCGGATGGGCATCGACGTCCGCAAGGCGCTGAAGCTCTTCGACGTCCCCGAGGAGGTCAAGAACCAGGACCCGTTCCAGCAGCTCCTGTTCTCCAAGATCGTCCCGAACTGCAAGAAGCTGGGCCTGCTCGACGCCAACGACGGCTGGCTCCGCAAGCGGTTCGACGTGCTCGGCGTGACCCAGTTCGAGGACTGGGCCGACACCGGCGAGGAGTACCTGGAGATGGACGCGGTCGCGCAGGACCGCGCCGCCGCCTCGTAG
- a CDS encoding acyl-CoA dehydrogenase family protein, with protein sequence MTSWFDTHEVTNQPPPLEGHDVFATNTALVEAVERHGGAANRADLSAIGRRAGEPEWQERGRQANAHVPVLRTHDRYGNRLDVVDYHPAYHDLMAASVGAGLHASPWADDRPAPHVTRAAGMVTWYQVDAGHTCPISMTYSAVPALRHQPDLADRLLPQLVSHAYDGANRPVDTKAGITVGMAMTEKQGGSDVRANTTVARPVGAGGPGGEHLLTGHKWFCSAPMSDGFLVLANAPGGLSCFWMPRWRPDGSRNPIRIQRLKDKLGDRSNASSEIEMLDTWALMVGEEGRGVRTIIEMVNHTRLDCTLGSTAVLRQGVAQATWHTHHRAAFGRTLDEQPLMANVLADLALESEAATAAAIRLAATFDAPDDPAEQLFARLATPVVKYWTCKRATVHAVEAMECLGGVGFVEETDMPRLLRQSPVNGIWEGSGNVMCLDVLRAMLKAPESVDAYWDEVELAAGADARLDAAAVALRKELADVDDAELRARSIVEDMALVLQGSLLVRHSPGFVADAFCASRLDPDRPGHRAFGTLPPGLDLAAIVDRHRPTT encoded by the coding sequence ATGACGAGCTGGTTCGACACCCACGAGGTCACCAACCAGCCGCCCCCGCTCGAGGGCCACGACGTGTTCGCGACGAACACAGCCCTCGTCGAGGCGGTCGAACGCCACGGCGGCGCCGCCAACCGGGCGGACCTGTCGGCCATCGGTCGGCGTGCCGGCGAGCCCGAGTGGCAGGAGCGGGGCCGGCAGGCCAACGCGCACGTGCCGGTCCTGCGGACCCACGACCGGTACGGCAACCGGCTCGACGTCGTGGACTACCACCCCGCGTACCACGACCTGATGGCGGCGTCGGTCGGCGCCGGGCTCCACGCGTCACCGTGGGCCGACGACCGTCCCGCACCCCACGTCACCCGGGCCGCGGGCATGGTCACCTGGTACCAGGTCGACGCCGGCCACACGTGCCCCATCTCGATGACCTACTCGGCGGTGCCGGCGCTGCGGCACCAGCCCGACCTGGCCGATCGTCTCCTCCCGCAGCTGGTGTCGCACGCCTACGACGGCGCCAACCGCCCCGTCGACACCAAGGCCGGCATCACCGTCGGCATGGCGATGACCGAGAAGCAGGGCGGCTCCGACGTCCGGGCCAACACGACGGTCGCCCGACCGGTCGGCGCGGGCGGACCCGGCGGCGAGCACCTGCTCACCGGCCACAAGTGGTTCTGCTCGGCGCCGATGTCGGACGGGTTCCTCGTCCTCGCCAACGCCCCCGGCGGCCTGAGCTGCTTCTGGATGCCGCGCTGGCGGCCCGACGGCTCGCGCAACCCGATCCGGATCCAGCGGCTCAAGGACAAGCTCGGCGACCGCTCCAACGCGTCGTCCGAGATCGAGATGCTCGACACGTGGGCCCTGATGGTCGGCGAGGAGGGCCGCGGCGTCCGCACGATCATCGAGATGGTCAACCACACCCGTCTCGACTGCACGCTCGGGTCGACCGCGGTCTTGCGCCAGGGCGTCGCCCAGGCGACCTGGCACACCCACCACCGCGCCGCGTTCGGCCGGACGCTCGACGAGCAGCCGCTCATGGCGAACGTGCTCGCCGACCTCGCCCTCGAGTCCGAGGCCGCGACCGCGGCCGCCATCCGGCTCGCGGCCACGTTCGACGCCCCCGACGATCCGGCGGAGCAGCTCTTCGCCCGGCTGGCCACGCCGGTCGTCAAGTACTGGACCTGCAAGCGGGCGACCGTGCACGCGGTCGAGGCCATGGAGTGCCTCGGCGGCGTGGGCTTCGTCGAGGAGACCGACATGCCGCGGCTCCTCCGCCAGAGCCCGGTCAACGGGATCTGGGAGGGCTCCGGCAACGTCATGTGCCTCGACGTGCTGCGGGCGATGCTCAAGGCGCCCGAGTCCGTCGACGCGTACTGGGACGAGGTCGAGCTCGCCGCCGGCGCGGACGCCCGCCTCGACGCCGCCGCGGTCGCGCTGCGCAAGGAGCTGGCCGACGTCGACGACGCCGAGCTGCGGGCCCGGTCGATCGTCGAGGACATGGCGCTGGTCCTGCAGGGGTCCCTGCTCGTGCGCCACTCCCCCGGGTTCGTCGCCGACGCGTTCTGCGCCTCACGGCTCGACCCCGACCGCCCGGGCCACCGGGCGTTCGGCACGCTGCCCCCGGGGCTCGACCTCGCCGCGATCGTCGACCGCCACCGCCCGACGACCTGA
- the cydD gene encoding thiol reductant ABC exporter subunit CydD, whose protein sequence is MPEPVRPVVDGGDPLDADPRRPRRGPIDPALLQLAPSLRRHLVVCAGLAVVATVVVLAQAEVIGRQLPHLIDGDLSAAAPLAAALAAIALVRLGLRWGTEVSASIAAAGARRAITDRVVRHALAVDEPGAAEATPARVTTLVTDGVDALDPWIRNYVPALCLAGVVPLAAGARILLADVASAVILLVAIPLIPVFMVLIGKLAEDRANRQWATLQRLAGHFHDVLVGLPTLRLFGRAEAQVGRVRAVAEQYRLAVMRTLKVAFLSAATMELLAMLSVALVAVTVGYRLTIGAVTLETALIVLLLAPECSLPIRRVGAAFHAAQAGTDAAEELKDLLRTSTTPDGPVDALPAVDDERPVLRIGGATVVDPERGRRVGPVDATVAAGTVVALVGASGAGKSTLLDAVRGRVPLHRGAVELEGIDVTRLSRRARTAAIAWVPQLPEPVGADVRAAVGGRPDDGDGERDRGPDRVEVDRALAALDLSPLADRAPQELSGGERQRVAVARAVVATARRDAGGVRLLLADEPTSHLDPRRADLVLAALRSVADAGTAVVVATHDSRLIEAADQVVLLDDLPSSADGFAAAPSSHADADPAAPRRGAGAAPIGTSTGTSSDDADLDADLGDEPAEGVGAGGGDLAWFRRMARPVRARLLLARALGVAAELCTVGLAATAAWLIVRASQGPSFADLAVAAVAVRAFGLGKGVLRYVERLVSHDAVFRLLADVRGAVVGRLGQVAPAGVPGMARGDVMSRVVDDVDRLADEELRVMGPMVAGLTVGVGVVAGAALAAPGYGAVYAVAVAVVGIGLPAVTRLLTARTAARQAAARSDLAGGTLELVEHVDELTTTGAAGDWTARISGAVARLGIEQRRRGRRVGLVEGVAAATAPLLAAAVVVVDRAAGGVVDGPVLGVLVLVPFALLEVLTPLLAAGEQQAAVHTAARRLRAVLEAPDPVVEPASPVAVPADPVVALDDVALRWPRATAEVVTGLDLRLSPGEHARIDGPSGSGKSTVAAALVRFIEVQDGTYRLGGVDTALEGGDHVRRVVTWCQQSPWLAATSLRENLHIAAPHADDDELWAALDAVRLSDWAIGLPDGLSTLVGRDGSAMSGGQRQRLALARVLLADHRVVVLDEPTAHLDAATARAVMADLLDALGDRTVLVLGHGTGTVGDGPTVDWSTIDLSRLDPAPTSR, encoded by the coding sequence GTGCCCGAACCGGTCCGACCCGTCGTCGACGGCGGCGATCCGCTCGACGCGGACCCCCGACGTCCCCGGCGCGGCCCGATCGATCCGGCGCTGCTCCAGCTCGCCCCGTCGCTGCGCCGCCACCTCGTGGTGTGCGCCGGGTTGGCGGTCGTGGCCACGGTCGTCGTCCTGGCCCAGGCCGAGGTCATCGGGCGCCAGCTGCCCCACCTGATCGACGGCGACCTCAGCGCCGCCGCCCCGCTCGCCGCCGCGCTCGCCGCCATCGCCCTGGTGCGGCTCGGGCTCCGGTGGGGCACCGAGGTGTCGGCCTCGATCGCCGCCGCCGGGGCGCGCCGGGCGATCACCGACCGGGTGGTGCGCCACGCCCTCGCGGTGGACGAGCCGGGCGCCGCCGAGGCCACCCCGGCCCGGGTCACCACGCTGGTCACCGACGGCGTCGACGCGCTCGACCCGTGGATCCGCAACTACGTGCCGGCCCTGTGCCTCGCGGGGGTGGTGCCGCTGGCGGCCGGGGCGCGCATCCTGCTGGCCGACGTCGCCTCGGCGGTGATCCTGCTCGTGGCGATCCCCCTCATCCCCGTGTTCATGGTGCTGATCGGGAAGCTGGCCGAGGACCGTGCCAACCGGCAGTGGGCCACCCTCCAGCGGCTGGCCGGGCACTTCCACGACGTGCTGGTCGGCCTGCCGACGCTGCGCCTGTTCGGCCGGGCCGAGGCGCAGGTCGGGCGCGTGCGGGCCGTCGCCGAGCAGTACCGGCTGGCCGTGATGCGCACGCTCAAGGTGGCGTTCCTCTCGGCGGCGACGATGGAGCTGCTGGCGATGCTGTCGGTCGCGCTCGTCGCCGTCACGGTCGGGTACCGGCTGACGATCGGTGCGGTCACGCTCGAGACCGCGCTCATCGTGCTGCTGCTCGCCCCGGAGTGCTCGCTGCCGATCCGGCGGGTGGGCGCCGCCTTCCACGCCGCGCAGGCCGGGACCGACGCCGCCGAGGAGCTCAAGGACCTGCTCCGCACGTCGACCACGCCCGACGGTCCGGTCGACGCCCTCCCCGCGGTGGACGACGAGCGTCCCGTCCTGCGGATCGGTGGCGCCACAGTGGTCGACCCCGAGCGGGGCCGGCGCGTCGGTCCGGTCGACGCCACCGTCGCCGCCGGCACCGTCGTCGCGCTGGTCGGCGCGAGCGGGGCCGGCAAGTCCACGCTGCTCGACGCCGTCCGCGGTCGTGTCCCGCTGCACCGGGGGGCCGTGGAGCTCGAGGGGATCGACGTCACCCGGCTCTCGCGACGGGCGCGGACCGCGGCGATCGCGTGGGTGCCGCAGCTGCCCGAGCCCGTCGGCGCCGACGTGCGGGCCGCGGTCGGCGGCCGGCCCGACGACGGCGACGGCGAGCGCGATCGGGGCCCGGACCGGGTGGAGGTGGACCGGGCGCTGGCGGCGCTCGACCTGTCGCCGCTCGCCGACCGCGCTCCCCAGGAACTGTCGGGCGGCGAGCGCCAGCGGGTCGCGGTGGCCAGGGCGGTGGTGGCCACCGCTCGACGCGATGCCGGCGGCGTGCGGCTCCTCCTGGCCGACGAGCCGACCTCGCACCTCGATCCACGACGAGCGGACCTCGTGCTGGCCGCCCTGCGGTCGGTCGCCGACGCCGGCACCGCGGTCGTCGTCGCCACCCACGACAGCCGCCTGATCGAGGCCGCGGACCAGGTCGTGCTGCTGGACGACCTCCCCAGCTCCGCGGACGGCTTCGCCGCCGCACCATCGAGCCACGCCGACGCCGACCCGGCCGCTCCTCGGCGAGGCGCGGGGGCGGCGCCGATCGGCACCTCGACCGGCACCTCGAGCGACGACGCCGACCTCGACGCCGACCTCGGCGACGAGCCGGCCGAGGGCGTCGGGGCGGGGGGCGGCGATCTCGCCTGGTTCCGCCGGATGGCCCGGCCGGTCCGGGCCCGGCTCCTGCTCGCCCGCGCCCTCGGCGTGGCGGCCGAGTTGTGCACCGTCGGGCTGGCCGCCACGGCGGCCTGGCTGATCGTGCGGGCGTCGCAGGGCCCGTCGTTCGCCGACCTCGCAGTGGCGGCGGTCGCCGTCCGGGCCTTCGGCCTGGGCAAGGGCGTCCTGCGCTACGTCGAACGGCTGGTCTCCCACGACGCGGTGTTCCGCCTGCTCGCCGACGTGCGGGGCGCGGTGGTCGGGCGGCTGGGCCAGGTCGCGCCGGCCGGCGTGCCCGGCATGGCGCGCGGCGACGTCATGTCACGCGTCGTCGACGACGTCGACCGGCTCGCCGACGAGGAGCTGCGGGTCATGGGCCCGATGGTCGCCGGGCTCACCGTCGGCGTGGGCGTCGTGGCCGGCGCCGCGCTCGCCGCCCCCGGCTACGGCGCCGTCTACGCCGTCGCGGTGGCGGTCGTGGGCATCGGGCTGCCCGCCGTCACGCGCCTCCTGACCGCGCGGACCGCCGCCCGGCAGGCTGCGGCGCGGTCGGACCTGGCCGGCGGCACGCTCGAGCTGGTCGAGCACGTCGACGAGCTGACGACGACCGGCGCCGCCGGCGACTGGACCGCCCGCATCTCGGGCGCGGTCGCCCGGCTCGGGATCGAGCAGCGGCGCCGCGGCCGGCGGGTCGGCCTGGTCGAGGGCGTCGCCGCCGCCACCGCTCCCCTGCTCGCCGCCGCCGTGGTGGTCGTCGACCGCGCCGCCGGCGGCGTCGTCGACGGCCCGGTCCTCGGCGTCCTCGTGCTCGTGCCGTTCGCCCTGCTCGAGGTGCTGACGCCCCTGCTGGCGGCCGGCGAGCAGCAGGCCGCCGTCCACACCGCCGCCCGCCGGCTCCGCGCCGTGCTCGAGGCCCCCGACCCGGTGGTCGAGCCTGCGTCACCGGTCGCCGTGCCGGCCGATCCGGTGGTCGCGCTCGACGACGTGGCGCTGCGCTGGCCACGGGCCACGGCCGAGGTGGTGACCGGGCTCGACCTCCGCCTCTCGCCCGGCGAGCACGCGCGCATCGACGGACCGAGCGGCTCGGGCAAGTCGACGGTCGCGGCGGCGCTCGTGCGCTTCATCGAGGTGCAGGACGGGACGTACCGGCTCGGTGGCGTGGACACCGCGCTGGAGGGCGGCGACCACGTGCGCCGCGTCGTGACGTGGTGCCAGCAGTCGCCGTGGCTGGCCGCCACCTCGCTGCGCGAGAACCTCCACATCGCCGCGCCGCACGCCGACGACGACGAGCTGTGGGCGGCGCTCGACGCCGTCCGCCTGTCGGACTGGGCGATCGGCCTGCCCGACGGGCTGTCGACCCTGGTCGGGCGGGACGGTTCGGCCATGAGCGGCGGCCAGCGCCAGCGCCTCGCGCTGGCGCGGGTGCTGCTCGCGGATCACCGCGTGGTCGTGCTCGACGAGCCCACCGCGCACCTCGACGCCGCCACCGCCCGCGCCGTGATGGCCGACCTGCTCGACGCCCTCGGCGACCGCACGGTCCTGGTGCTCGGCCACGGCACCGGCACGGTGGGCGACGGCCCGACCGTCGACTGGTCGACGATCGACCTGTCGCGGCTCGACCCCGCCCCCACGTCCCGCTGA